ATACGGCACGTAAGCCCAATTCACGACGTCGGTATAAAACGGGATATCATTATCACCCAGGAAGCGTAAACCGTCTATCGAGAACGCCAACTCACTGCACCACAATTCCGGATTATCCAGGTCTTTAAACCTTACCAACACGTAACGGTCGGGTGGAGCCGGTAACGGTTGCCACTCCAACGTGTACGTTTCATTGACCGGCTCTGGCGCATCCAAATCAAGAATGCGTTCGATGCTGCAGCCGTAAAACTCGGCAAAGGCGATAAGCTTGTCGCTCGGAATGGGACGTTCGCACCGTTCATACGCAGATAGCATACGTTGGCTCATGCCCATTTGGGCGGCCACGTCGCGCTGAAGCATACATTTGCATTTGCGTAAAACAAATAATTGGTTTCTAAATTTCATTTCTTTCATACCGTGTAACCTTCTTTCTAAATCACATTATACCGCTTAAGGATGTCGAAGAAGGTCACACTTTGCGATTTTTACGACGTTGCCAAAATTCTTTAAACGTTATCGGCCTTGTACGTTCGTTCTCAAGCTCGTCAGAAGCCTTCTGCACCGTTTTCTCGGCTTCGGCTACCTTCCGCCCTAATTCTTTGTTATCGGCGCTTAAAACGGCATTTTCGGCCTTCTGAGCTTCGATTTCGGCTTTAGCATCCTTTATAAAGCCTTCTAAAATTTCTTTTTCTTTCTCTTTCGCCGCGTTGTCTGCTTCCAGCAACTCGGTATTTTTTGCTTCGATAGCAAGCTGTCCATTCTGCTCAGTCAGTTCAATAATCTTGTCTTTGGCCGCATTTAATGCCTGCAGCAATTGTTTATTTTCTTCCTCAAGGTATTTTACAAGGTCCGAAGTTTCGGACACAACAATCGGTGCTTGTGTCATAAGACTGCGGATATACTCTGCACCTTCATCGGTGAGCCAGGTCTTACCGTGTGTTTTCTGAACACGGTCTCCCAATGCTTCCTTGTGATTTCGGATATGCCGATATACAATAGTTTCACTACAACCTTGTTGTGCAGCAAAATCTTTTATCGTTATCATAAAAACACCCACTTTCAACCGTTTTGAACAGTTCAAAACAAGTTCATTATATCAGAATTTTCAAAAAAATCAATTATTTCATTAGTTCTACGTCTATATCAAGATAATAGGCGCACGTTTTTTTGGACAATACGGCTGGATGCATCTCATATGACACCGCATTTTCTTTAAGTACGTACCCGTCATCAAACCATTGCTCTTCGGTTTTTAATCGTGCCTTAAGCGCATCAGGAAGCTTGCTTTTAATGGGTAAGCCGTCCCACTCTGAAGCACAACAAATAATCACATTATCAATTTTCATAATTCCACCACTTGTAAACCGTTGGCTTGCTTAAGCCAGTTACTCTGATGCACTCGGCTTTTGTTGCTTCGGTATGCTCGGCTCGGAACTGTTGCACCTTTTCTTTTGCTGACGGTCTGCCGTCTTTAACGTCTTCACCCAATTGTTTTTTTAACGATTTCATTGTGTTCATAACTACAATGTGGTCAGCACGTTTTCTTCCATTCCTTTTAATTGGCGTGTATTTCCAACCCTGCCAATCTTCCAATCGTGCCTTTGGTGTAAGCATTGCCCGGTTATTAAACATTTTCATTGCCGAATATATTTCTTTTTCTTTAATCATACGGTTGGCATCTTTATTGTAGCCAGGAAGAAGTGAAAGTAAATCTCTTTCTAATTCCTCTCGTGTAACCGGGTTAAGATTTTTGTGATTGTATTTGGAACACTTAAAGGCAATAACCGAAAGGGCACACATAGACATATACCGGTTACCTTCTTTAGTTTTTTCTCTGCAGTTTCGCAAAGCACAATCGTAAAAAGCACGGTTAGTGCTCCAGCCATTTCGTGCAATTCTCCTTTTCCTTTTCTTTTGATGCAGCTTTATATTCGCCCCACGTTCAAAGCTGCAATCAATCTCAAGGTTTTTTGCCAAGTCGTTAATGTTCCATTTGTCGCCTATCCTAAAAACAGAATTTTCCCAATCGTATTTGTTCAGAGCACCGGCCATGCGAAAATCTTGGCCAAACCACTGCACTTCTCTTTTAATATAATTACGTCTGCTCTGTTGAATAGCTAACGCTCGGTAAACCTGGTCAACGTTTTCTAAAATAGAATGATATACGCTTAAGGGCTCATCAAGCACAAAGTAAAGATGTAAGCCCGTACCGGAATTGACAATGTACGTTGGCTTTGCAAAATCTTCACCATTCGGACCCTTCCAATCGTTCATCAGAGCGTTTTGAACCACACCACTATATGCATTATCAAAATCAATTATAAAGCCGTAAAGTTCCTTGGCCGACTTTTTACTTATCCAGTTATTAAAGTACGTGCAACTTCCCAAAAGAACGTCATTACGACAACGACCAAAATCTATGGCGCTTTCAACCGTCATAGATTGAATTTTTTTGCCGGTCTCATCTTCATCAATTATAACGACCGGAACTTCAAGCTCTAAGTCACCAAAAAGGTCTTCATAAAACGTATAAGGGTCAACCTGTTCCCCAAACGCCTGAAGTACACCATTTTTACCTTCAAATTGTTCTTGGATGTACTCCAAAGATTCATCTTTTAATTGTTTTGCCATAAAATCACCACGTTTATTGCTCCGCAGGCGCCTGCGCGGCGGGCGGCCTTAGGAACAGAATTTTGACATTCTATCCGAAGTCATCCTTACGCTTTAAAGAAATCAAGAGACTTTCGCGGCATAAAAGCTACCGCATTTATTCCACGGTTCTCTTGACTTCTTTAATTTTCGGTAACCCTTGGCTTTGCCGCGGGAACAGGAACTGACATTCCTGCCCCCACGTCTTTGCCAGTGTACACCGAAAAACGCTTTTCCCACAGGGATATTTTTTTGAATATCGGATATAATATAGCTATATATTTCAAGCTCAAGAATCACCCCATATTTATAAAGGGGCGTAATGTATCAATGAGTATTTTTACCTTTTATGATATAATAATAGCACCCGATGGGGCACTTGTCAAGATTTTCCTTTTGCGATATAACAGTTAACCTACAAAAGCCGATTTTGCGCAAATGTAGGTTAACCGTTATATTATCAATGAAGTTAATTGGACACTTATCTTGCCCCTTGGGGTACTACGACATCCCCAAGGGGTGCTTTGTGCTTTGTGCCATATCTCGATACTTATAGAAACATCTTCGCACAATTTTTATACCGAATGTAAAATTTTGCTTGAAATTTTATACCAGATGAGCCATAATATATAAGGCGGCCGACCTTCATAGGCGAAATCGAAGAAGCCGGCGAATTGCCGAGCCGCCAAGCTATATAACGCCAGAGTATGATACGAATGAGCGTGCGACAGGCACGTGCTTAAAAATTGTCCCCGATTTCAACAAAAACGAAGTCACTCTACAAAATTGTAGGGTGACTTTTTTTGTTGGGATTGGCATTTACCCGACAGGGTGCCACGTGGCGAACGGCCATCGGCAGATGCCCCCGGTGGCGAACCGGTGGGTGAGATTTAGAAACGTCTGCAGAGCTGACGTTCCAAAATCGAAGGGCAACGCCCTTGAGCTCTCCGCAGGAGCCAAGCCGAACGGCGCCGGAGCCCCCAACTCGAAGGGGTGGGGGACAAACTAACTTTGACGAAAACGGAGTTTTTGTCAAAGTTGGATTTGTGCCATCTTTGGAAAAGATGGAAAAAACGAAATTGAAAGGAACAAATAATATGGGAAATAAGCAAACCTGCAGCGTATCACACGGACGTTGCGCTGCCAAGCACACGGCAAGAAAATTTGTCCCCAAAAACGTCTATGAAGAAATGATGCCGGAAAACATCCATCTGATATATCAACCTGTAAAAGAAGCTTTTCACGAAGCCTTTGACGATGCCATCCAGGAATACAATTCCAGACAAAAGCGAGCTGACCGCA
This Elusimicrobiaceae bacterium DNA region includes the following protein-coding sequences:
- a CDS encoding helix-turn-helix transcriptional regulator, encoding MKEMKFRNQLFVLRKCKCMLQRDVAAQMGMSQRMLSAYERCERPIPSDKLIAFAEFYGCSIERILDLDAPEPVNETYTLEWQPLPAPPDRYVLVRFKDLDNPELWCSELAFSIDGLRFLGDNDIPFYTDVVNWAYVPYDEE